The Juglans regia cultivar Chandler chromosome 16, Walnut 2.0, whole genome shotgun sequence nucleotide sequence TTTCAAACTCCTTTGAAAGAAAAGCTTAATAACCACCAAGGAAAAtcagttcatatatatttttctatgaaGAGGAAGCCCAGAGACTTGTAAATGCAACATGTCTCTTACCCAGTTAAACCTTGGACCCATGCAAAATGCCCACATCAAACAAATCAAGTAAATCCTTGGCTTTTCACAGATGAAACATGGAccctaaaaattgtttgcacccaagggttcgAACCTTAAAcctagggctgagcaccgactgAATCGGAGTCGGTATTCAGGAAATCTaacaactccgactccaacttacataggctccgatccgactccgatttATCGGCTCGGATTTGGGCTTTTTTGGCCTTCATATTTAGCCCATTTTTAAACAAGACTTTACATATAATTGATCattttttgtgggctttcaagtttactatttaaaaataaattaattaattattaaaaaaaaaaaacagattttagatttgaaaaaaatatttcatatgctATGCAAACgtgagaaataaaaataaaaatttaaagaaattaaaaatatacactAGGCCCTTTATACTATTCTTGATATACCATATCATTCATAACTTCATATTAGAGTCTCAGACTCCCAAACCaactaaaaacaataaaatgattGTTCAACCATCTAGTCAAGGCCCAAGGCCCCAAATAACAACTAACAAGTAAGAGCAACCATGAGCTATTATGGTCCAATGGCAATGTCCATCATCCAATCATTCACTACTAAATAAATTACGAATAGGAAACACAACCAACCACTCAAATACAAGGCAAATATTGTATTAGAATCTAGTTACATGCTACTATATTAGAAtctagataataaataaataaatagtcttacaatatatatacattatacatGGTACATGACTCACTATTAGCTAGTCAAGTTTCATCTACCCtaatatatgtaatatgtaaGATAGTGATACTATGATGTGTAGTGTGTACATGTAATTGATTATTAGcctattaatattattctttaataattatCACATTGATTTGTAGTCTATTAATATTCTTGAACTGAACTATATAAGTTCTTAgactttttataagtatataaatactacatgtttttattaaagtcagagtcggaggtcaAAGTCGGATTCgaagtcggagcggagtcggtcAGACAGCAAATCCGACACcaactttaaatgaaaaaaaaaaaaactctgactCCATTTTATCAGAGCTCCGACTCCACAGTACAAAGTCGAAGCAGAGTCCAAGTCCGAGTCCGAgtcaaattttcagatttttgcaCAGCCCCACTTAAACCGAGGAGAGCATACTACCAAGACTAAGgtccttaccacttgagccaactcctCGGGATTaagtttgttttaaaaatataggaAGTATGCTCTCTAGGCAAAAATGTTTGTTATTCCTATCTCATCCATCTTGTACCACGCATATGATTATTATCTATGCCATTAGTTTAATCATTATCTAGAAGGTGTTTATTCTAAGTAGCAGCTCAAAGTGAAACAGCACCAGTTTCTAGTCTTGGCATCaaggacaaaaacaaaaatgtatataaaaaactaGTTCAGCTATCAACCAAAAGCGTTCATATGATAAAAGgtcaacaaaattattttttgataagtaagaaggcCAACAAATTTAAATATCACACTGTACTCCTCTACCCTCACCATGCAAGCACCAATGCCCTGACGCGGGGTgggggggaagagagagaaataaagggGAGGGGATAcaagggagggagagaaagaaaatcacATTTATCTCTAACTTCACTGAGCCAAAAGCTGAATtcgtttaacaaaataaatgagACACGCatgaaagaagatgaaaataatctataaatatTTACTTCTAGTTGCACTAAACCGTAAATAAGGTTTCCTTTTATAAAACTTCGGAAAAAAATGTGATACatactaaaaattaaatctacCCATGAGCAATGGTTTAATAACAAGATGATATTATGATAACAATGAGGTTAACACAAATCAAATTACCATTTAGAAATTTCTACTTTTATGTAAATAAGAACAATTCAACAAGGCCTCATACAGTCCTACCAGCATActgaattttatttatctaattttgttttctgaGTCAGTGTTTACAACATAAAACAATCACCAGAAACAAAATCATCTGAAGTATGTGGCAAGCATGCATAATGCATCCCAGCTTTCTgttcaaataaaagtttaagcTACCGCAGCAACTAGTGATCGCAACGaagaaaaaatgtaaataatttcagGGACATCAAGCACCGTCAATGTGCAAAAAATAAGGTGAAAAATAAACGCCACTAGCAGGCATATAATAGGTAAGATAAAGCAACATCTATTGGTTGCGAGTGTCTGTCTACCCATCTCTATCTAGTACTAGTTGTGAGCGTCTGTCTAAACAGAGTGCTAGCTCATGGTCTTCAGTTTTTtccactatttttttcttatgcCAAGCTACATTATAATAATGAAGTCACCACAATTTCTCCTCGTCTATGaaaacaaatgtaaaaaattagaaaatcaaataaacaacttaaaataaaagaaaattgaaattatgtaCATATTATGGTAAACTACTCtcagttttaaaatatagaaaattcatTAAACATAGGTTAAgcttcaagaacaaaaaataaaatagatgttGAAAATTCCtagaatatatatgcatggataGCCATAGTGAACTCTTTATTACTTGCAAACCCAAAGTTCTAAAAAGGCCACAAACGCCTAAATCTTCCtctgttattttcttttcactctaaATTCAAGTGTATATTGGGCACTGGGAGCTAGCAGCAACACAAGATGGATTCACCTTCAAAACGGGATAACTATACTTCTACCCAGCTTTACAACCCAAGGAACAAATGCATACTAGAAAGAAGCCAATTatataaaccttttttttttttaaatacatggGGGAGGGGGGATTCGATCATTGGTTCTCTTAGTAAGAAACCAAGGTGTTGTCAATTGATCCAAAAGATCTTGGCACCAGTTATATAAACTTACACTATAGCAACACACAAGTAATTATAGAAATCTACATTGTAAGTCTTTATACACACAATGTGCTATTCAGCACGCCATgacaattttttcttcttttgcttcaaatgaaaaagaaaaatagttctACTACATACAGTCACTTTTGCGTTCTCCTTGCACACTACACTGATGTGATTGaccaaaacaattattttatattaaaaaaaagtgacgcaaccaatcacattagtggagTACGCAAAAATGACTGCACATagagtttttgaaagaaaaattgacAGTGCTGCATAGCAAAATTGACGTCTTTGCAGATCTCTAAGAGCACCTAtccaagaaatttgactttCAATCcccccccccttaaaaaaaggGATATGAAAACAAGGACAAACAAAGATACACAATCCCTTCCAAATGCCTATGAAAATCAGATGAGTACGTGATTTATTTCGAAGAGGTAAAGGCGACAATGCTTGAATAACTTATGTCAGCTACAAATCTAGCATCATTTGTTCATTATCCATCCTAAATCTTACAATTACTATACTGTTCCTGATGACCCATTTTTTGGTTTCTTCTGATACATTGAGAAGAGCTATTTAAGTTGCAGAAGATAATATGTTCCTAACTCAAACTACTGACGTTGGCTATcctatacaattttaaaattttttataactaatagcATGATATCACATTCCAATATTCAGCAGGAGATAAGCACAAAAAGAACAGaaatttaattagaaaattacaATCTAATTTATAGGCTAACAAACATCCTAAAATCGTCTGATATATTAAAAGATTCTTCCTTCAATTAAACTAGCATCCACAAGCATCTTATGGAGATCCTCTTACCGAAGCTTTAGGCATTGAAGGTGTGACCGGTATTAATTGCCTCGACTGCTTAATAGCCAGTTCCTCCCGTCTTTGTGTATTGACAGAGACCTACAAGTAGAAGAATGGTGTCTTATTAACTCAATCACAAGAGTGAATATATAGATTCGGAGGCTCAGGCAACCTGTTCAATTACCTGAGGAGCAGTACTAACTCGTGGTGGAGCCTGAGCCAATGCTTCAGCCATATTAAGACCAGTCATCACACTCGGAGCCCCAGATCCTGAGGTGGCGGCAACAGTCTGTTGAACAGACGAGGATCCTCTACTACTGCTGCCAATAAGGGTCGGCACCTCTGCAAGAGCTGATGTCCATCCCTCCCCACCAATCAGAGCTGTACTACCAACAACTAAGCTCTGAACAGCTAAGCTCAGGCCAGGAGATGAAACTCTTCCTATATCAGGTGCTCCTTGCCTTTCTTCTGTTCCAAGTGAGGGAAAATCTTTCTCAAACACCGACTTTGGCATACTAATACCGACACCACTTCCAGGAAGCACCCCATTGCCATTGTGATTGCTACTGCTGCTGTTTTTAGAGTCCACAGCAACTCTCCGGGGCAGTGGCTCGCCCTGTTTCCTGGATACCATCGATTGAGAACGCCACAACTTGTCCTTCTCTACCCTACTGGGAAAGATGCTTCCAAGAGCATCAGGAGAATCATGGTCCCAATGATCCCTCAAGCTtgatctctctttttccttctcaCGGTCCTTGTCACGGTGACTTCTATTAAAACTACTGTATGCATGCTTTGCAGAACCATTACTAGAACTCTTCCGTGAATTTGATGAAGATGCCCGTTCCAGAAAAGCAGAACGTGGGGCATCAAAATCACTCGTCCCCTTAGAAGTTCTAATTCTTGTGAGAGGAGCCAATGAAGTACCATCTGTAGCAATGATAGCACAATATTAAACATGCCTAAAGACTTAAAATGACTTTTTTAACAATACAATTGTCCAAAGCACCAGCTTACTGGGcagctaaaaaatatatatacataattacaTATACATAGTAGCCTGGGCACATATGCATATGTCTATTTTCAAAAGCAACATAATGGTATGTACGACTTGGCAGGTTAAAAAGTACCTGGGTGAGAAGCAATTGAGGCAGAATTGGGGGCTGAACTGCCACCCCCAGTAACACTTCCAGCACTTCTCAACCATTCTGGAAATAATGTGGGTTCACTTCTTTCCATAAGGAGCACTGAACATGATCAGaaatagaaactaaaaaaatacttctcacCTTCACCCGCTCAACCCTTTCCCCACAATTGTTCTGCACGGAATTACAAAGTTGTAAAAGTTATCCAAAATTTCTTTGATAAGAAAGTTACCCAAAATTTCTTTCCCCAAAACTGCTATACTTCATCTTCTCCACCAATAAAGCCGGTCAGTTCTCCAAAAACACTAACCAATATATGTATTGATTAATTCTTCAATACTTTCACAACTGCGTATGCCCTCTATATGTTAATCAAGATAATACACTTTCAGAGGAACGACCGAGAGGGAGAAAACCACCAGCCCTCCAACAAAATCACTGAGCTGTATCCCAAACCCTAGTTTCTCCCCCCACCAAACCACCAGCCCTGCTTCACAATCACCGCCACGTACGGAAGTAACTGCTCCAACTTCACTCACCTGTAGTTTTGTGAACTTGAGAGGTTCTTTATCAAACCCAAGTGTTATAGTCTCTATTTCTCAGTAAAAAGAACCAGGATTTTCACATGTGAAAACCAAGAGCACGGGAGCGAAGGCAAAGGCTAGATAATGGTATTCAAGAAAAAGCGTATCTTCGCCTCCATCTTCGATTAAAGATGGATTGGGAGGTGATAAAGAATCTGCTCAGAAGACCCTCATCTCTACGGGGGTGAAAAAAAGAACCGATTCGCAAAAATATAACTAATGCAACAATGAAGGAAGAACAATAAGTTCCGGAATTCTTAAACAGGAGTTCACTcccatcaaacagagcagaaacCCCAACGAATGAACGGAAATTATATAGTGTGAAGGCCAAGCAAATGCCTAAAAATTAGAAACCCTAAAACCTCTGCATGCGAGTGTCTGTATGACCGCCAAGACCTAGGGTTCGAATGGAGCAAAATTCTTCCGCGAAATACAGGGAATTTCAGAGAGGCACtcactcagagagagagagatggagaactAACCCTAGCCTCCGCTCCGCCGCCAATGAAATCACgccaaaaataaaaacgtaACCGCTTCAAAACCCGCCTCAGTCTATTCTCAACCACAACAGCAATGCGCTTTTTCCACAAAGCAAAACCAAACAGGGAGATTTCAGACTGTGGAAAGCGAAAGCAAGCAGCGGAGAAAATCGGAAGAAAAATGGAGTAGTATCCGGGTTTCGGAATAAGCTATTAGGGTTTCTGTTTTCGTGCGAGTGGGAAATATCGAGAACGAGAGCAAGGGATGGACTATGGAGATATGTAGAAGAGAATGGGGGCAAGAGTGGGTGTGAGATTTCTTGTTGGTTTTGTTTGTCCAGTGGGGGAATGAATGAACGAAAAGTACGAAGAACAACCTCTTCTTTCTCTGCTCTTCCACTAAAACCaggatttgtttatttatattttcttcaaaaataaatcCCTATTTTGCaccaattttaaactttttacttGATTTTCCTTTAGAGAATATCTTCTAACCAATAAAAGGGCCGAGTACAGCCGCTAATAACATTACACCACGTAGCTCACCCATTAGACTaggacttgtttggattcgcaagtcatttcagctcatctcagttcatctcaactcatctcattactattcattactattcagcaactttaactcacaagtctcactactattcacaactcatctcattactattcacaatccatctcaactcatctcaactcatctcaaattatcttcgaatccaaacatctcctaagaaTGGAACGCACTGCACTGCACCGAAACCCACGTCCCTCCCTCACTCTCGTGTCTCTCTCATCAAATTCCTTGCCCCTTAACTCAACGTCGATGCCGTGAATACAGGTGATAAATCGTCGATCGGATTGACCAGACCGATCGTTTCATTAGATCAAGACTTGGTCCGGTCGGTCTCAATCCACATTttagaagattaaaaaatttcaatccgGTCCACAGTTCAGAATTTTTTCAGACTAGACCAAatcgaatgaaaaattaaaaaaaatatatatattttttttacagaataattatacaattaacaatataaaattttaaatatattgttaacaattctatgaattaactaatatataatatcaattagttaattatatagtaattatataaattaataatataattttcatttaatttat carries:
- the LOC109012441 gene encoding uncharacterized protein LOC109012441 encodes the protein MERSEPTLFPEWLRSAGSVTGGGSSAPNSASIASHPDGTSLAPLTRIRTSKGTSDFDAPRSAFLERASSSNSRKSSSNGSAKHAYSSFNRSHRDKDREKEKERSSLRDHWDHDSPDALGSIFPSRVEKDKLWRSQSMVSRKQGEPLPRRVAVDSKNSSSSNHNGNGVLPGSGVGISMPKSVFEKDFPSLGTEERQGAPDIGRVSSPGLSLAVQSLVVGSTALIGGEGWTSALAEVPTLIGSSSRGSSSVQQTVAATSGSGAPSVMTGLNMAEALAQAPPRVSTAPQVSVNTQRREELAIKQSRQLIPVTPSMPKASSLNSKTVVRTIDANVAAKSGQLQSSSSQLANQSPRGGHVKSDALKTSHGKFLVLKPTWENGVSHTPKDVSSPINNPTGKAEDSQLPVTSSVAPTPLRSPHNHRNSSLERKVAALNLKSGSTLERKPSLSQSQSRNDFFNLLKKKTSMNNPTVLPDSGPIITSPTMEKSDEVMGVVITASASPHATENGAEMTSNGDTCVDDIQRCSAVGENDMSSSETVYPDEEEAAFLRSLGWEENSGEDEGLTEEEINAFYQECVKRRPSFKVCRGMQPIVSKLSESHLTSLGGASAELGPPDSGSQA